A single genomic interval of Sceloporus undulatus isolate JIND9_A2432 ecotype Alabama chromosome 2, SceUnd_v1.1, whole genome shotgun sequence harbors:
- the DNAJC21 gene encoding dnaJ homolog subfamily C member 21 yields the protein MKCHYEVLGVKRDASEEELKRAHRRLALRWHPDKNLENAEEAAEQFKLIQAAYDVLSDPQERAWYDNHREALLKGGVDGEYQDDSLDLLRYFTATCYSGFGDDEKGFYTVYRHVFEMIAKEEKESILEDDMEEFPNFGDSQSDYDTIVHCFYAYWQSFCTRKNFAWKEEYDTRQASNRWEKRAMEKENKKTRDKARKERNELVRELVAFIRKRDKRVQAHRKLLEEQNAEKARKAEELRRQQKLKQAKLAEQYKEQSWISMSELERELQQMEAQYEKEFGDGSNDEEEKEELDCKEKQDDKLSEEGDDADFYDDLYCPACDKSFKTEKAMKNHEKSKKHREMVALLRQQLEEEEEEFALGTIDENGLDSKEEEETEEMPKQKLSKKQKKKQKSTVIQEDACSDKSTEEQFDEAKQGGSDKEHGATEETDVSRNHNREDASAGETEPQVEPKNHNPEDASAGEAGESQVEPKSEVKSNTKPKGKKTKDTKKTSTRASSEHPTTHEVSLQCVTCHCEFQSRNKLFEHLKTTGHAKATQAPSVHVTVSSSRSKKEKRRNR from the exons ATGAAGTGCCACTACGAAGTGCTGGGGGTGAAGCGAGACGCCTCCGAGGAGGAGCTGAAGAGAGCCCACCGGAGGCTGGCCCTGCGCTGGCACCCAG ACAAGAACCTAGAAAATGCAGAAGAAGCAGCAGAGCAGTTCAAGCTGATCCAGGCGGCATATGATGTGTTAAGTGATCCTCAAGAAAGAGCATG GTATGACAATCACCGAGAAGCTCTGCTGAAAGGAGGAGTGGATGGAGAGTATCAAGATGACAGTCTGGATCTACTCCGCTACTTCACTGCTACTTGTTACTCTGGCTTTGGAGATGATGAGAAG GGTTTTTACACAGTTTATCGTCATGTCTTTGAAATGattgcaaaggaagaaaaggaatccATACTGGAGGATGACATGGAAGAGTTTCCAAATTTTGGAGACTCTCAGAGTGACTATGATACA ATAGTCCATTGTTTCTATGCATACTGGCAGAGTTTCTGCACTCGGAAGAATTTTGCATGGAAAGAAGAGTATGATACCCGACAGGCATCAAACCGTTGGGAGAAACgagcaatggaaaaagaaaacaagaaaacccGTGACAAAGCAAGAAAGGAGCGGAACGAACTGGTTCGCGAGTTGGTGGCCTTTATCAGGAAAAGGGACAAGCGGGTGCAGGCCCACAGGAAGCTCCTGGAGGAACAAAACGCCGAGAAAGCAAGGAAAGCAGAGGAACTCCGGAGGCAGCAGAAACTGAAACAAGCCAA acTGGCCGAGCAGTATAAAGAACAGAGCTGGATTAGCATGTCAGAACTGGAGCGAGAGCTGCAGCAGATGGAAGCACAGTACGAAAAGGAATTTGGTGATGGGTCCAATGacgaagaggaaaaagaggaattaGACTGTAAAGAAAAGCAGGATG ATAAATTAAGTGAAGAAGGTGATGATGCTGATTTCTATGATGACCTCTATTGCCCCGCTTGTGATAAATCCTTTAAGACTGAGAAAGC CATGAAGAACCATGAAAAGTCCAAGAAACACCGAGAGATGGTTGCCTTGTTACGGCAGCagctggaggaagaagaggaagagtttGCTCTTGGTACAATTGATGAGAATGGACTGGAtagcaaagaggaagaggagacagaagaaaTGCCCAAACAAAA ACtctcaaagaaacaaaaaaagaaacaaaaatcaacGGTG ATACAGGAAGATGCTTGTAGTGACAAAAGCACAGAGGAGCAATTTGATGAGGCAAAGCAAGGTGGCAGTGACAAAGAGCATGGTGCAACTGAAGAAACAGATGTCAGCAGAAACCATAACCGAGAAGATGCAAGTGCTGGAGAAACAGAACCCCAAGTTGAACCCAAAAACCACAACCCAGAAGATGCAAGTGCTGGAGAAGCAGGAGAATCTCAAGTAGAACCCAAATCTGAGGTGAAAAG CAATACTAAACCTaaagggaagaaaacaaaagatacAAAGAAAACTTCCACAAGAGCTTCTTCGGAGCATCCTACAACG CATGAAGTTTCCCTCCAGTGTGTTACCTGTCACTGTGAATTCCAGTCACGGAATAAACTCTTCGAGCATTTAAAAACTACAGGCCATGCAAAAGCCACGCAAGCACCAAGTGTCCACGTTACTgtgagcagcagcagaagcaaaaaagaaaaacgcAGAAATAGATAG
- the BRIX1 gene encoding ribosome biogenesis protein BRX1 homolog, with amino-acid sequence CEMKNCNKCIFFEAKKKQDLYIWLSNVPHGPSAKFLVQNIHTLAELKMTGNCLRGSRPLLSFDSAFDQEPHYALLKELFIQMFSTPQYHPKSQPFVDHVFTFSITDNRIWFRNYQIIEEDTALVEIGPRFVLNPIKIFQGSFGGPTLYENPHYQSPNMHRRAIRLATAAKFREKQQMKELQKLNKKEEKVLIPEDPTEHVFEIPGEEKPVTIELVKPEPKISLKKKKKLHQRARKLKKKLGGIGA; translated from the exons TGTGAAATGAAAAATTGcaataaatgcatattttttgAAGCAAAGAAGAAGCAGGATCTTTATATATG GCTTTCAAATGTACCCCATGGACCATCTGCAAAATTTTTAGTACAAAACA TTCACACACTGGCGGAACTGAAGATGACTGGGAATTGTTTGCGGGGCTCCCGACCGCTTCTATCTTTTGACTCA GCTTTTGATCAGGAGCCACATTACGCTTTGCTGAAAGAGCTGTTTATTCAG ATGTTTAGTACTCCACAGTATCATCCCAAAAGCCAGCCGTTTGTAGATCATGTCTTTACATTTTCCATAACAGACAACAGGATTTGGTTTCGGAACTACCAG ATTATAGAAGAAGATACAGCCCTTGTAGAAATTGGGCCTCGCTTTGTCTTAAACCCTATTAAGATCTTCCAGGGCAGCTTTGGAGGACCAACCCTGTATGAAAATCCTCATTACCAGTCTCCAAATATG CACCGGCGGGCAATAAGATTGGCTACAGCTGCAAAATTCAGAGAGAAGCAACAAATGAAAGAGCTACAGAAGCTaaataaaaaggaagagaaggtacTTATTCCTGAAGATCCAACAGAACACGTTTTTGAAATTCCAGGTGAAGAAAAGCCAGTAACAATAGAACTAGTGAAGCCAGAGCCAAAAATTAgcttgaaaaagaagaagaaacttcaCCAGCGAGCAAGGAAGTTGAAGAAGAAACTTGGTGGAATTGGAGCATAG
- the RAD1 gene encoding cell cycle checkpoint protein RAD1: MPLSTQAETDEEQNVLVANLDNVRNLSNILKAIQFRDHATCVATTNGLKVTVENAKCLQANAFIQAGIFQEFVVQEDSVMFRINLSVLLDCLTIFGTSSLPGTQTALRMCYQGYGYPLTLFLEEGGVVTVCKINTQEPEEILDFDFCSTNVVNKIILQSEGLREAFSELDMTSDVLQITMSPDKPYFRLSTFGNAGSAHLDYPKDSDLIESFHCNQTQTNRYKIALLKPSIKALALSCKVSIRTDNRGFLSLQYMIRNEDGQICFVEYYCCPDEDITEQEI; this comes from the exons ATGCCTCTCTCAACCCAAGCCGAAACAGATGAAGAGCAGAATGTTCTGGTGGCAAATCTTGACAATGTCAGAAACTTGTCCAATATCCTGAAAGCCATTCAGTTTAGAGATCATGCGACCTGCGTTGCTACTACAAATGGACTGAAGGTTACGGTGGAAAACGCAAAGTGTTTGCAGGCCAATGCATTCATTCAG GCAGGTATTTTCCAAGAATTTGTGGTACAGGAAGATTCAGTGATGTTCAGAATCAACTTGTCTGTTCTTTTAGACTGCTTGACCATCTTTGGTACTAGTTCTCTCCCAG GAACTCAGACAGCCCTACGGATGTGTTATCAGGGTTATGGTTATCCTCTGACACTTTTCCTAGAAGAAGGCGGTGTGGTGACCGTGTGTAAAATCAACACCCAGGAACCTGAAGAGATCCTTGATTTTGATTTCTGCAGCACAAATGTTGTAAACAAAATTATCCTGCAATCAGAGGGGCTGCGAGAGGCATTTTCTGAACTGGACATGACCAGTGATGTGCTGCAGATTACAATGTCTCCAGACAAACCTTATTTCAG ATTATCCACATTTGGAAATGCTGGAAGTGCCCATCTAGACTACCCCAAAGATTCTGACCTAATTGAATCTTTTCACTGTAACCAAACCCAGACAAACAG atacAAGATCGCATTGCTCAAGCCATCTATTAAAGCACTAGCTTTATCATGCAAAGTCTCTATTCGGACAGATAACCGAGGCTTTCTCTCATTACAATACATGATCAGGAATGAAGATGGACAGATCTGCTTTGTGGAGTATTACTGTTGTCCTGATGAAGACATTACTGAGCAAGAGATATAG